From one Aeropyrum camini SY1 = JCM 12091 genomic stretch:
- a CDS encoding type 1 glutamine amidotransferase domain-containing protein: protein MPRALIISADGFEDVELLYPYYRLVEAGFETLVAAPERGEIRGKMGYKVEARLAFDEVKPEEFDVLVIPGGRAPERVRLHEAALNIVRHFFENNKPVATICHGPQVLISAGVVKGRRLTSFWGVKDDVIAAGGNWVDEPVVVDGNLVSSRYPPDIPFWMREFIRLLESRGLLAPTPVPKA from the coding sequence ATGCCAAGGGCGCTCATAATATCTGCTGACGGGTTTGAGGACGTCGAGCTCCTATACCCGTATTATAGGCTAGTGGAGGCGGGCTTCGAGACCCTGGTTGCAGCCCCGGAGAGAGGAGAGATTAGGGGTAAGATGGGTTACAAGGTTGAGGCGAGGCTGGCGTTCGACGAGGTGAAGCCTGAGGAGTTTGATGTCCTGGTCATACCAGGCGGGAGGGCCCCCGAGAGGGTTAGGCTTCATGAGGCGGCTCTGAATATAGTGCGCCACTTCTTCGAGAACAACAAGCCCGTGGCTACCATCTGCCACGGCCCGCAGGTCCTGATAAGCGCGGGCGTTGTAAAGGGTAGAAGGCTTACGAGCTTCTGGGGGGTTAAGGACGATGTTATAGCCGCAGGAGGAAACTGGGTTGACGAGCCTGTTGTAGTGGACGGTAATCTTGTCAGCTCGAGGTACCCGCCGGACATACCCTTCTGGATGAGAGAATTCATACGCCTATTGGAGTCTAGGGGGCTCCTGGCCCCTACGCCGGTGCCTAAGGCGTAA
- a CDS encoding indolepyruvate ferredoxin oxidoreductase subunit alpha has protein sequence MSSLANFVRVAIDQDTCISCGACIEVCPYDALEFDENMKARLIWEKCQDDFSCIESCPVNCIYKVEEAPEELKTEKAGWYRLGRELSEEEKKAFEEWRQKYGVKVDPVEA, from the coding sequence ATGAGCAGCTTAGCAAACTTTGTTAGGGTGGCTATCGACCAGGACACCTGTATAAGCTGTGGAGCATGTATAGAGGTGTGCCCCTACGACGCCCTTGAGTTCGACGAGAACATGAAGGCCAGGCTCATATGGGAGAAGTGCCAGGACGACTTCAGCTGTATAGAGAGCTGCCCGGTGAACTGTATCTACAAGGTGGAGGAGGCGCCTGAAGAGCTGAAGACAGAGAAGGCTGGCTGGTACAGGCTGGGCAGGGAGCTAAGCGAGGAGGAGAAGAAGGCTTTCGAGGAGTGGAGGCAGAAGTACGGGGTGAAGGTGGATCCGGTAGAGGCGTAA